From Microbacterium sp. LWH11-1.2, one genomic window encodes:
- a CDS encoding ABC transporter permease: MLRTIGRRLLFLIPTLFGLSILLFAWVRALPGGPAVALLGEKATPDAIARVNELYGFDRPLLEQYFIWIGRLLQGDFGTSIQTNRPVVEEFFRRFPATLELSVMALIFAVGVGIPLGYWAARRHGKLTDHASVVLSLVGITIPVFFLAFILKYVFAVQLGWLPSDGRQDPRIDATHPTGFYVWDGLITGEFDASWDAILHLILPALALGTIPLAIIVRITRASVLEVQNADYVRTGRAKGVGSSTLRSRFILRNAMLPVITTIGLQTGLLISGAVLTETVFAFPGIGSFLARAIFTRDFPVLQGFIIFIAIAYALINLAVDVSYSFIDPRVRVQ; this comes from the coding sequence TTGCTGCGCACCATCGGCAGGCGACTGCTGTTCCTCATCCCCACCCTGTTCGGGCTCAGCATCCTGCTGTTCGCCTGGGTCAGGGCCCTCCCCGGCGGCCCCGCCGTCGCTCTTCTCGGTGAGAAGGCGACTCCCGACGCCATCGCCAGAGTCAACGAGCTCTACGGCTTCGACAGGCCGCTGCTCGAGCAGTACTTCATCTGGATCGGACGCCTCCTCCAGGGAGACTTCGGCACGTCGATCCAGACCAACCGTCCCGTGGTGGAGGAGTTCTTCCGCCGCTTCCCTGCGACGCTCGAGCTGAGCGTCATGGCGCTCATCTTCGCCGTCGGCGTCGGCATCCCGCTCGGCTACTGGGCCGCGCGCCGTCACGGGAAGCTCACGGACCACGCGTCCGTCGTGCTGAGCCTCGTCGGCATCACCATCCCGGTGTTCTTCCTGGCCTTCATCCTGAAGTACGTCTTCGCGGTGCAGCTGGGCTGGCTGCCGTCCGACGGCAGGCAGGATCCGCGAATAGACGCCACCCATCCCACGGGCTTCTACGTGTGGGACGGCCTCATCACCGGCGAGTTCGACGCGTCCTGGGATGCGATCCTGCATCTCATCCTGCCGGCGCTCGCTCTCGGCACGATCCCGCTCGCCATCATCGTCCGCATCACCAGGGCCAGCGTCCTGGAGGTGCAGAACGCGGACTACGTGCGCACCGGTCGGGCGAAGGGCGTGGGGTCGTCGACGCTGCGCAGCCGCTTCATCCTGCGCAACGCGATGCTCCCGGTGATCACCACGATCGGCCTCCAGACCGGTCTGCTCATCTCGGGCGCGGTGCTCACCGAGACCGTGTTCGCCTTCCCCGGGATCGGCTCGTTCCTCGCGAGAGCGATCTTCACGCGGGACTTCCCCGTGCTCCAGGGATTCATCATCTTCATCGCGATCGCGTACGCGCTGATCAACCTGGCGGTGGATGTCTCCTACAGCTTCATCGATCCGAGAGTGAGAGTGCAGTGA
- a CDS encoding ABC transporter substrate-binding protein — protein sequence MHHTVTRRRGLIAVTGAALAALVLAGCVASERGDDGGEGSGDVDGTFVFAASSDPASLDPAFAQDGETFRVSRQIFEGLVGTEPGTADPAPLLAESWESSEDGMSHTFTLKEGVTFHDGTPFNAEAVCFNFDRWYNWTGLAASEAFGYYYNKLFKGYSSNPEEAVYKSCTPDGEGKVTIELNKPFAGFVASLSLPSFGMQSPSALAEFGADEVGGSAEAPQLSEYAMGHPVGTGPYQFDEWAPGEQVTLKAYGDYWGDAGQVDEIIFRTIDDPTARRQALESGSIDGYDLVGPADTKALEDDGFTMVSRPPFTILYLAFNQAVPALQDPKVREALSYAIDKDALISQVLPEGTKKAIEFVPEVVNGYNPDVTTYEFDPEKAKSLLAEAGYTEANPLKLDFNYPVNVSRPYMPDPEQIFTVLSSQLAEVGVETTPVSEEWVEYLDRTTGTPDHGIHLLGWTGDYNDTDNFVGVFFGQESSEWGFNNPELFQKLAEARGVSSLDEQTPLYEQINEDVAQFIPGVPLAHPAPTLAFDPRVKSYPASPVNDEVFTDIVLTK from the coding sequence ATGCACCACACAGTCACACGTCGGCGAGGTCTCATCGCCGTCACCGGAGCAGCGCTCGCCGCTCTCGTCCTGGCGGGATGCGTCGCCAGCGAGCGGGGAGACGACGGTGGAGAAGGATCCGGAGATGTCGACGGCACCTTCGTCTTCGCGGCATCGTCCGATCCGGCCAGCCTCGACCCCGCGTTCGCTCAGGACGGTGAGACCTTCCGCGTCTCCCGCCAGATCTTCGAGGGCCTCGTGGGCACGGAGCCCGGCACCGCAGACCCCGCACCGCTCCTCGCCGAGTCGTGGGAGTCGTCCGAGGACGGCATGTCCCACACCTTCACCCTCAAGGAGGGCGTGACCTTCCACGACGGCACGCCGTTCAACGCCGAGGCCGTGTGCTTCAACTTCGACCGCTGGTACAACTGGACCGGTCTGGCCGCGTCCGAGGCGTTCGGGTACTACTACAACAAGCTCTTCAAGGGCTATTCGTCCAACCCCGAGGAAGCGGTCTACAAGTCCTGCACCCCGGACGGCGAGGGCAAGGTCACGATCGAGCTGAACAAGCCGTTCGCCGGCTTCGTCGCCTCGCTGTCGCTGCCGTCGTTCGGCATGCAGAGCCCGTCGGCGCTCGCCGAGTTCGGTGCAGACGAGGTCGGCGGCTCGGCCGAGGCCCCGCAGCTCTCCGAGTACGCCATGGGGCACCCGGTCGGCACCGGCCCCTACCAGTTCGACGAGTGGGCGCCGGGTGAGCAGGTCACCCTGAAGGCCTATGGCGACTACTGGGGCGACGCCGGACAGGTCGACGAGATCATCTTCCGCACCATCGACGACCCGACCGCCCGCCGCCAGGCGCTGGAGTCCGGTTCGATCGACGGCTACGACCTCGTCGGCCCCGCCGACACCAAGGCACTCGAGGACGACGGCTTCACCATGGTGTCGCGCCCGCCGTTCACGATCCTGTACCTGGCGTTCAACCAGGCCGTGCCGGCGCTCCAGGACCCCAAGGTCCGTGAGGCGCTGTCGTACGCGATCGACAAGGATGCGCTGATCAGCCAGGTCCTCCCCGAGGGCACCAAGAAGGCGATCGAGTTCGTTCCCGAGGTCGTCAACGGCTACAACCCCGACGTCACGACCTACGAGTTCGACCCGGAGAAGGCCAAGTCGCTTCTCGCCGAGGCGGGCTACACCGAGGCCAACCCGCTGAAGCTGGACTTCAACTACCCGGTCAACGTGTCGCGCCCCTACATGCCGGACCCCGAGCAGATCTTCACCGTGCTGTCCTCGCAGCTCGCCGAGGTCGGCGTCGAGACCACCCCGGTCTCGGAGGAGTGGGTCGAGTACCTCGACCGCACCACCGGAACGCCGGACCACGGCATCCACCTGCTCGGCTGGACCGGTGACTACAACGACACCGACAACTTCGTCGGCGTCTTCTTCGGTCAGGAGAGCTCCGAGTGGGGCTTCAACAACCCGGAGCTGTTCCAGAAGCTGGCCGAGGCACGCGGTGTCTCCAGCCTCGACGAGCAGACCCCGCTCTACGAGCAGATCAACGAGGATGTCGCGCAGTTCATCCCCGGTGTCCCGCTCGCGCACCCGGCGCCGACCCTGGCGTTCGACCCGCGCGTGAAGAGCTACCCGGCCAGCCCCGTGAACGACGAGGTCTTCACCGACATCGTCCTCACCAAGTAG